The DNA sequence AAAACCAGACGCCAGCCTGGGAAACCATTTTACCAGTGCACAATTTAACTGCATAATTGGCCGTATGCCAGTAAATAAAAAATTACTAAAGGGTCCGGCGAAAAGTACAGAGCCCGAAATAGCAACTACTTTAAAATGATGTTTCCGGAGCAACTCCTGGATAGATTTAAAAGTAAAACGTTGTACGTGAGATGAAGCAGAAAGGGTGGAAGAATACGGCGATTCGAAGTCAGTGCCAACTATTACATGTTTAATTTTATTGACCACACGGGTCACTTGTGTCCACTCCAAAAGTTTGCCAATTCCAACCTTAAACCAAAGAAAGCTCTCTAATTCAAACCAACCGTATCCGTTAGGAACCGTGACAAGTAATTTGCCCCTGGGTATAAGTTTATTGTAAATTTTAGTAAGAGTAATACCCAAATCCTTATCTGGCATATGCTCGAATACTTCGGAAGCAATAATAATATCTGGATTAATGTCCAGCTTCTCTATGTTTGAAACTTTTAGTATCTCGGGACTGGTTCCTTCCTGGCTAAAAACCCTTTGTCCAAATTCAATACTCGATTTATCCGTATCAATACCAATGATAGAATAATCTAACTTCGCCAGAGGAAGAGTGATCATACACCCGGTTCCGCAGCCCAACTCGATGATTGTATCATTTTTTTTGATGTTTGAAAGAATCCATAACAGACGTTTGGTATGCCCATAAATATTTTCTTTAGGTATAATATTTGTAAGTTTTGCATCTTTCACTTAACTGCCTCAATAATTACATACCAGCCAAACTTTTTTGCTAATCTTTCGAGTATCTTCCTGGGTATATATTTACCCAGGGAAGCAATATCGTCAGCAATTAAATGATTTATTGATGATTGAATTTTGTGAAAACCGGCAATAGAGAACATAGCAGCAAATTTTTTCCTTGTATAAAGATGGACTACTATATTCGGGTTGTCATTTGGATACTCAATTCTGCTCAGTCGTCCCTTTAAGCTTTCACGCCGAAACCCTCCTTTAAAAACCCAGTCTATCAGAAATACAGACCACCAGAAAAAGATTGAATTTTTATGATAAACCGTTATCCAGCATTTGCCGCCTGGTTTTAATACCCGATGTATTTCAGAAATTATTCGTTGTATATCTGGTGAATGATGAATAACTCCAAACGAATATACAACGTCGAACAAATTATCATCATAGGGTAAATTTTCAGCATCACTAACAAGAAGTTCTGATTTGAGACCATATATCTCAAACCTTTTCCTGATAATTTCAAGATTTCGTGGAGTTAAGTCAACTCCGTGCATAATACCACCTTGTTTTGCTAAGGAAAGGTGGTCGGTTCCCATACCAAAACCAATCTCCAACACTTTTTTACCTTTCAGATCGAATCTTTTTATATTCTCAAGTATCCATGGATGAGTACAGTAACGATGCCTTTCGACTTCCTCAAAAAATTCATTAGACATCAATTCCTTAGCAGAATAGTTAGAACCACATGGAGCAGACATCCAATGTTTCTGTGCCTGTTTTTTGTATTCTTCTGGATCATGAAAAGTTCTCGTATCCATTATTCTCTCTACAAGATTTTTGCTAATGGCAATAAAATCAAACAACCTCTACTACAACCAGATTTCACTACTACACTGTCAACTTAATTTATCATAATAGACTCTCTCGTATTTGTCATTGCGAGGGGTATTTTCCCGAAGCAATCTCTTTTAAAATATCCAGGAGATTGCTTCGGACAATACCCTCGCAATGACACAGCCCCATGCAGTTGAACCGATACAAACCATATTATCATGAATTATATTGACAGTGTACTACCATGCCTTTTTGTTGATGGACGTTAATACCTGGCGCAACCATTTGAGACTGCCAAATGCGTTTTCTTTGATTTTATCCACAATATTATGATTTCGTATATTGTTGACAAACGATTGCTAAAACTTCTCTTGTATCAGGTATAGCAAATTGTATTAAAGTTTCCAGAGGCTGAGCAATAAATCGCCGGAAAAAATTGTTTTGCGCAGAGTAATTGAAATATAATTCTTGAACAATAGCAAGTTTTGATAGTTTTGCCAAATCTCTTAATTCTCCAATGGTAAATTCGTGATGATGACCAATAAAAGGAACTTTTGATTTATAAATTTCCTGGAGTTGCACAAGAGGTGTTCGTCCAAAAAGTAAGCTTATTCTTTTTGGCCAATAAGCGATATTGGGAACCTCAATATACAATATCCCTTTAGAATTTAGCATAGAAGTAATATTGTCCATAAAAGTCTTTAAAGAGTGAGGGTAGTGTTCCAAAACTGCCATAATTGTAATCACATCGAAACAACCAGGAACAATTGCTCCTACCTGAAAAGGATCATAGCTTACGACTGTTACTCCCCAATCGGCAGCATGTTTAAATAAATTGTTAAATGAATTACTATAGTATTGCAAAGATTCAGTCATTGTTACTGCAAATCCTAATTTTCTCAGCGTTATTGGGAAGACGCTCCAAAATCCTCCAATATCACAGATTGTCTGTTCACATCCGTTTTCAGCAAATGTTGAATAAGCTTTGTAAAAGCGGATTGCCGAAGCCTGTAAGTAACCTTGAAAATCGAAAACATTTGGACTCCAACTATAGCAGTGGGTTGCAATTTCCATCTGCATTTGCGGTGTCCAATACTTAAAAACAGTGCGAACAGACTCCTGATATATTTCATTAAACTCTTGGAAGGTCACTAATCTCATGATAATACATTTCTTCTGGCATAAAAAATATATACAATACTTGCAATAAGCATAAATCCATATGATACTGTAGATGCGATTGATGCCCCAACAACGCCAAATATGGGTATTATCTTTAAGTTGAGTAGAATATTAAATATTGCTGCTATAGCAGGAGAGTATACCGTAATAAGAGGCATCCCCATAGACGCAAAGTAGTTCATGTAAATTGAATTGATAGATAACATAACAATACCTGGCAGCAAACAAATAAAAGGTATCACTACAGGCAAAAAAGCCATACCAAATAACAGTCGCACAAGTGGCGCTGCTAACAATGCAGCTAATCCCGCTATAACAACCATCATGACACCCACAAGCAGTGCTACTTTTTTTGCGAGAACCCATTTGTCTAGTTCAGTTGATAGAGATGACAACTTTGGAAATAAAATAGTTCCGATTGCAACAGGCAACATAAATAACATATTAGTCATGGTTACGGCAATAGAATAGTATCCAGCCGGCTGTGCCCCTAAAATATGTTTTACCATCAACAAATCTACACGCAACACTAAGAAGGCAAAAAAAGCACCCAAATAGGCTTTCAGCCCATAAAAAATGTTTTCTTTGAAGACCGTAAATGATGGGAAAGGGAAAGATACGATATAGGGTTTTAAACACCATAACATCCAGGGTAAAGTAAAAAAAAAGGTAATAAATCCAGCAAGAAATATTTTCTCTACCGTTACATTACCAGACATAACTATTAATCCAATCAAGGTAATTCCTAAAATTTTTGTTACTATCTCACTTATATTAAAAGCACGCACTTTATGAATACCAAGAAGGAGATTTTGCATTAACATGTAAGCAAGACCAAAAGGAATCCAAGCCAATGCCATTATAAGTAACAAACCATGCACAGGTTGAGTTGTTGGCCATAGAGAAAATATCAGCCACGTCAGACCTATCACAAAACTGCCGAATACAAAGCTAACTGCTATTGTATTGCCTAATAGTGAAGGAAGGAGTTCACGGTTTTTGGCAACATAATACGTATTCGAAGCATGCAAACCCAAATTGCCAAACTGCACACCCATAGCACTTATGGCCGACGCTACAGCGTAAAGCCCCCTTCCTTCAGGCCCGAGAGCCCTAGCCACAAGTACAGTAGTAAGTAAACTAATACATACTTGTACCACCTGAGTTGCAAAGGTTTCCATCACTTTTCGGATAAAATCGGAAGCAATAGACCTCCTGTAAAGATCAAACAATGTTTGACGGAAGGAGCCGTTCTGCACAGTTAATAAGGCATATATCTTAGTCCTCATACAATGTATTCCTTCCACCACAATGCAAGATTAAACAAATACCACACCTGAGGGCCATTACCCTGATCAATCATGCGCATTACCTCGACACGGTCAAGAAAGTCGGTCTGATCGCAAAAATCGCTTAGTTCTCTGCGAATTTGTTCTCCCAACTTATCAAAAAACCATTCATACACCGGCACACCGAATCCCTGCTTTTTACGGTCAATGAGTTCATCAGGAATGAGGCCGCGCACAGCTTTCTTGAGTATATATTTTAAGGTACCGTTTTTTGTCTTTATTGCCTCAGGGATGCCCATAGCTAGTTCTACAAACTTATGGTCCAGGAAAGGGACCCGCCCCTCAAGACTTACCCCCATAGTCATCTTATCCACCCGCATCAATAGCAGCTCAGGAAGGCGCAGATTTAGATCAAGATATGTCATCCAGTTGAGATGCGATTTCTCCCATGCTTTTTCTTCAAAACGGCGTCTGATTGGTTTCAAGGCTTCCCATGAGGAAAAGTTTATAAATTTTTTGCGTAGCCGGGGAGAAAGCAGTCGCCTTTTCTGTGTTTCGGTAAATGCCTCCGCTCCACCCCAGAAGATAGGCTCCCCTTTTGCACCCCGACGCAACCATTCATAATAGGAAGTCATATCCTTACCTAGCAAGCGCAAGTATGAAAGTCCTATTTTCTTAAACAATCGTGGCACTGGCAGGTCATCAAGACGCTGCAGCTTGAGTGCCGTCATCCAACCGTAGTAACCACAAAAAAGTTCATCAGCCCCTTCTCCAACCTGACAAACGATGATGCCATTGTCACGTGCTAGTTTTGATACGTAATAAACCGGCACACAAACCGGATCAGCAATTGGCTCATCCTGCAGATAAACCATCTCTGGCAGAAAGTTCATAAGGTCATCAACATTCAGTAAGCGCTCATGGTACTCTGCTTTTACCTCATCGGCCATCCGGCGGGCATAATTGAGTTCATTTTGATACGTCTGATATTCCCCCTCATAGCCGATGGTAAAGGTCTTTACCGTCCTTTCCTCTCCTTCAGAAAACAGAGCGGCATTGGTACTGGAGTCTATACCACCGGAGAGAAAGATACCTACCGGCACATCACTGACTTTGCGCAACTTTACTGCAGTACGAAGCTCGGAGAGGCTCATACCAGCTATCTCATCTTCAGAGATGTTCGTTAGGGGTTTCGTATAATCCCATACATCCCAATAGCGTTGTTCCTGGATCCGGCCGTCTTCACTTACCTTTAACCATGTACCGCCAGACAATTTCTTAATTCCATCAAACAAGGTCTGGGGAGAAGGAGTAGTTAAAAAAGAGAGGTAATGATAGAAGGATTCCTCATGTACTGCACGCTTCTGATCAGGGTCTTCTAATAATGACTTGATCTCGGAGGCAAAGGTAATACGGTTATTGTGAACACTGTAATATAACGGTTTAATACCGATGCGGTCGCGAATTAGCCATAATTCCCGATTCTTTGCATCCCATAGGGCAATGGCAAACATACCACGAAATTTATGTAAACAGTTGATACCCCATTGCTCAAAGGCATGAAGTATCACCTCGGTATCAGAATGATCTGTCTTCCAATAATGGCCACCGATTGCTTTTAATTCAGAACGTATCTCTGCATGATTATATATCTCACCATTAAAAGATACCCACAGGGTACCGTTTTCATTGCACATAGGTTGAGCAGCAGCCTGGGATAAATCAATGATAGAAAGACGCCGATGCCCCAGTCCTACCTTGCGGTCTTCAGAAATCCATATACCCGCACCGTCAGGTCCCCTGTGTACCATAGTATCCCGCATACGGATGACATACGGCTCTGTAATAATAAAGTCGCTATTTCGAAATACGAAAGATCCTACTATTCCACACATTTATAGAGAAACAGATATAGTATAATTAACATGAAACAGTAGGGGCAGGTTTCAAACCTGCCCCTACACATGAAAAAAACGGTATCGACGTAGGGCAAGGCTTTAGCCTTGCAGAAGGCAACTTCCAATCTCATCTTCTACCAAAAAGGCTATGTTTGTTGCCTGCACCTGCTGCCAGAGAGGAATAGGCCATTCTCCTCCTTTTTGAATAGCAAGGGCAAAGGCCTCAAGCTCATCTTTCTGTCCCTTATCGATTCTTTTGGTTTCAGTTCCTTTCACTTTAGAGCCAGTTATTGTAAGTTCCTTGTAATCATTGAGAGATAAAACTTTTCCATCAACAAAAATATCAAGCTGTTCTTTCGGATATTCTTTGCTTCCAAGAGCTGTATAGGTAAGTGTAGCAACAGAACCTTCTTCAAAGGTTATTGTTGCAATAAAATTATCCTTACAACGGTAATAATTATGGGCAGGCTTGATGGCTTTTGCACTCACTGATGTAACTTTGCTTTCTGTTAAATAGGTAAAAAGATCATAAATATGGCAAGCCTCACCTAAATTACGGCCACCACCCTCTTCCGTATGAACCCAGTGATTAAAAGGAATATACCCTGCATTCATCCGGTAATTCAATATCATCGGATTGCTCCGGTTTTTGATTACTTCATAGATGCGGCGGATATGGCAGGAAAAACGGCGATTAAAACCCGTCATTAAAACCGGTAGAGAATGCCCGGTAGATGACAAATAGAAATTTTCAATTTCTTTTAGCTCTTCCCTGGTGAGCGCCAATGGCTTCTCCAACAGCACATGCTTACCTGACTGGATTGCCTTCAAAGCCATTGTGGCATGGAGGTTATGCCGGGTAGCAATTAAAACAGCATCAATCTCCGGATCATCAAGAATCTGTTGATAATCCGTGGTAGCATAGTTGACATTAAACTGTTTTGCAGTAGCGACTGCGTTATGGCCTGTCCGGCTCATAATTGCCTGTATATGGTAAGAACCTGATAGCGCCTGGAGATTGGGAAGATGCATACCTCTGGCAAAATCACCGGCCCCTGCAATTGCTATCCGGATCTGATGAGATCCCGCAGGAGTTGCTGTTGGATTTGAAACAGTACGGATGGAAATAGTATCTTCTTTTGATTTTGGATAGGAAAGCAGTATCATAAGGGGCTTTGCCCCTTCAGCTTTTAGAGATCCATAAGCTTCTCCAGCCTGTTCTATAGAATAAGTAGCAGCAATGAGAGGATCTACCTTGACTTTTCTATCAGAAATCAACCTGAGATACTCCGACATATTGCGATTCTCAGTCCAGCGTACATAAGGCACAGGATAGTCTAAACCCTTTTCCTCATAGAGAAAATCATAGCGACCCGGCCCATAGGAAGTTGAGATGAAAAAATCTAGTTCTTTTTGATAAAAATCAGCCCGATTAAGGTTTAGTCCTACATCACCAACTAATACAACGCGTCCCTTTTTACGGCACATCTGAAAAGCCGTTGAAATTACTTTATCGGAAGGTGTGGAGGCCGCTATAATCACACCATCAGAGCCGATACCATCAGTGAAACGCGCAACCGCTTCAATATCATTGCCTTCGTCAGGATGAATCCCCATATCCATACCAAGCTTATTAGCCAGATTAATACGTTCCCTATCGAGATCAGTTCCTATAACCCTGCAACCATTGGCCTTGAGCAACTGAACAATAAGTTGCCCCAAAATACCTAAACCAATAACAACGAATGTTTCACCTAATGTCGGACTGGCACGGCGTACTCCTTGAAGGGCTATAGCTCCCAAGGTAACAGTACTCGCTAAAGCAAGATCTACATTTTCCGGTACAGGAACTGTCAAATTTCCCGGAACACGGATGAACTCCGCATGATGGGCACACTGAGCCCCTGCACATGCAACCCGGTCACCCGGCCGCAAATCATCAATTCCATTGCCTACTTCCACTACAATACCGGAAGCAGAATACCCTGTCGGCTGGCCTGCAGAGAGTTTACTATCAACCAGGTTACGGGTATGGGCAAGCCCCTGTGTTACAACCATCTGCAATACTTTTTTTACATTTTCAGGTTGTTTGAGCGCCTTCTTCCAGAGTGGCAGACCACTTGCTTTGATGCCACTCATTTCAGTGCCGATAGAGATACAGGAATAATTCACCTGTACAAGTACAGTTCCAGACCCAACTTGTGGTACCGGAATCTCTTCCACTACAACCTGTCCCTGCCTGATTAATACTTGTTTCATTTCCAGATTTTCCGTGTATCAATCATGATCTTTCTCTTTATTGCCTTTTATTATTATATTAAT is a window from the Candidatus Jettenia sp. genome containing:
- a CDS encoding class I SAM-dependent methyltransferase, which codes for MKDAKLTNIIPKENIYGHTKRLLWILSNIKKNDTIIELGCGTGCMITLPLAKLDYSIIGIDTDKSSIEFGQRVFSQEGTSPEILKVSNIEKLDINPDIIIASEVFEHMPDKDLGITLTKIYNKLIPRGKLLVTVPNGYGWFELESFLWFKVGIGKLLEWTQVTRVVNKIKHVIVGTDFESPYSSTLSASSHVQRFTFKSIQELLRKHHFKVVAISGSVLFAGPFSNFLFTGIRPIMQLNCALVKWFPRLASGFFVECLVDTEGSFSHSEN
- a CDS encoding class I SAM-dependent methyltransferase, with the protein product MDTRTFHDPEEYKKQAQKHWMSAPCGSNYSAKELMSNEFFEEVERHRYCTHPWILENIKRFDLKGKKVLEIGFGMGTDHLSLAKQGGIMHGVDLTPRNLEIIRKRFEIYGLKSELLVSDAENLPYDDNLFDVVYSFGVIHHSPDIQRIISEIHRVLKPGGKCWITVYHKNSIFFWWSVFLIDWVFKGGFRRESLKGRLSRIEYPNDNPNIVVHLYTRKKFAAMFSIAGFHKIQSSINHLIADDIASLGKYIPRKILERLAKKFGWYVIIEAVK
- a CDS encoding oligosaccharide flippase family protein; its protein translation is MRTKIYALLTVQNGSFRQTLFDLYRRSIASDFIRKVMETFATQVVQVCISLLTTVLVARALGPEGRGLYAVASAISAMGVQFGNLGLHASNTYYVAKNRELLPSLLGNTIAVSFVFGSFVIGLTWLIFSLWPTTQPVHGLLLIMALAWIPFGLAYMLMQNLLLGIHKVRAFNISEIVTKILGITLIGLIVMSGNVTVEKIFLAGFITFFFTLPWMLWCLKPYIVSFPFPSFTVFKENIFYGLKAYLGAFFAFLVLRVDLLMVKHILGAQPAGYYSIAVTMTNMLFMLPVAIGTILFPKLSSLSTELDKWVLAKKVALLVGVMMVVIAGLAALLAAPLVRLLFGMAFLPVVIPFICLLPGIVMLSINSIYMNYFASMGMPLITVYSPAIAAIFNILLNLKIIPIFGVVGASIASTVSYGFMLIASIVYIFYARRNVLS
- the asnB gene encoding asparagine synthase (glutamine-hydrolyzing), which translates into the protein MCGIVGSFVFRNSDFIITEPYVIRMRDTMVHRGPDGAGIWISEDRKVGLGHRRLSIIDLSQAAAQPMCNENGTLWVSFNGEIYNHAEIRSELKAIGGHYWKTDHSDTEVILHAFEQWGINCLHKFRGMFAIALWDAKNRELWLIRDRIGIKPLYYSVHNNRITFASEIKSLLEDPDQKRAVHEESFYHYLSFLTTPSPQTLFDGIKKLSGGTWLKVSEDGRIQEQRYWDVWDYTKPLTNISEDEIAGMSLSELRTAVKLRKVSDVPVGIFLSGGIDSSTNAALFSEGEERTVKTFTIGYEGEYQTYQNELNYARRMADEVKAEYHERLLNVDDLMNFLPEMVYLQDEPIADPVCVPVYYVSKLARDNGIIVCQVGEGADELFCGYYGWMTALKLQRLDDLPVPRLFKKIGLSYLRLLGKDMTSYYEWLRRGAKGEPIFWGGAEAFTETQKRRLLSPRLRKKFINFSSWEALKPIRRRFEEKAWEKSHLNWMTYLDLNLRLPELLLMRVDKMTMGVSLEGRVPFLDHKFVELAMGIPEAIKTKNGTLKYILKKAVRGLIPDELIDRKKQGFGVPVYEWFFDKLGEQIRRELSDFCDQTDFLDRVEVMRMIDQGNGPQVWYLFNLALWWKEYIV
- a CDS encoding bi-domain-containing oxidoreductase, which gives rise to MKQVLIRQGQVVVEEIPVPQVGSGTVLVQVNYSCISIGTEMSGIKASGLPLWKKALKQPENVKKVLQMVVTQGLAHTRNLVDSKLSAGQPTGYSASGIVVEVGNGIDDLRPGDRVACAGAQCAHHAEFIRVPGNLTVPVPENVDLALASTVTLGAIALQGVRRASPTLGETFVVIGLGILGQLIVQLLKANGCRVIGTDLDRERINLANKLGMDMGIHPDEGNDIEAVARFTDGIGSDGVIIAASTPSDKVISTAFQMCRKKGRVVLVGDVGLNLNRADFYQKELDFFISTSYGPGRYDFLYEEKGLDYPVPYVRWTENRNMSEYLRLISDRKVKVDPLIAATYSIEQAGEAYGSLKAEGAKPLMILLSYPKSKEDTISIRTVSNPTATPAGSHQIRIAIAGAGDFARGMHLPNLQALSGSYHIQAIMSRTGHNAVATAKQFNVNYATTDYQQILDDPEIDAVLIATRHNLHATMALKAIQSGKHVLLEKPLALTREELKEIENFYLSSTGHSLPVLMTGFNRRFSCHIRRIYEVIKNRSNPMILNYRMNAGYIPFNHWVHTEEGGGRNLGEACHIYDLFTYLTESKVTSVSAKAIKPAHNYYRCKDNFIATITFEEGSVATLTYTALGSKEYPKEQLDIFVDGKVLSLNDYKELTITGSKVKGTETKRIDKGQKDELEAFALAIQKGGEWPIPLWQQVQATNIAFLVEDEIGSCLLQG